The nucleotide sequence ttACAACAATGGGTGGTATGCATGGACATGGAGTTAAATGTACATTTGAATTGAGTCTCTTGGGAGTGTCAAATTCACAATTTTAGTTTAGTCAACACTTTGGCTCATCCCCAAAATCAAATAAACCTGAATCACTTGGTTATGCTTTAAATCATGAAATGTAATTTCTTGAAtggaaaatatttatttattacaaTCATTTTCAACTTTAGTATAAAGATGTTTTACTTGTATTGAATAGTGCAATACCATGTTAAAATTGAGCATGTGGCATTTTCAATGCATAGTTTAAGTTCACACCCTGATTGAACAAAAACAGGTGGCTAACTTAAGGTTGGCTGTTATTTCCAGACAAAGTTATTGAAATATTACATAATCTGAAGGCTCTCATTGGAATTCTACCCAGAAATATCTGCGAGTCAAAATGTCCTTTTTAGGGGCATTTTCTCTATGGTACGGTGGGCATATTCCTAGAGTTGGGGTTCTTGATTTACTTATCTTTGTTCCAATAGTTACATGACCGCAGAGGCAAAACACCCCCGAAATAATACATCTGCACCGTTGCATCCCTTTGTCTGTCCTAAAGTTGTCAAACAATGCATTCAGCTATGGCCTGAAACAGTTCAGAATCATACCGTTCAACGATAAATCACAATGTACCAAATGCATTTCCTATGCATTTTCTAAATGTGATTGGAAAAAATAGATGGCTTCCAGTACAGAATTATAATAAACAGTAAAATAAGTTCCAGTACAACGTTCTCAGTGTTACGTATATTGTCTGATACTTCAACCATAAATACTGGTTTCATAGTGATGCAGAAAAGAAAAACATTTTAGTACTTGTTCCTAAACTGCTTcaaattttttaaattaaaacaaAGGATTCAAAAACGTTTAAGGCGCCAAACAGAATTCTGTACAATCAAAGAATTAGCCCTTTACGGAGAAGAACGTTGAAAGCAGATGAGACTCTGGTGTTAACACATCAACATGACTACAAGGACTTCAACTGGAGTAGAGTTGAGGTTACAGAGGGTAAGTGGTGCTGGATACACTGGGGATTCACAGTCAGATGGAAGCCCTTGTAGAAGAAATGTCACTGTTTTCAGCGTTGACCCTTGCCCCTTCACCTGCAGTCCTTGACAATTAACGTACCATACCTCATTAGGAATGTCTCATTCTACTTTTGGAAGTATTCAGAGGTTGAAAGGttgatttattttgtatttcCTAGCCCTGATCGAGTTCATTTCATGTCCGATTGGGTCTCATTCATTCAATAAACATGACTAGTGAATGATTAAGAGCTACAATATTAATTTGAACAATGATATCACATTGTTTAACAAGAGGCTGTTAAGTAAAGACAAAGGTGTCTAGTACTGTAGCCTCTAACTTTACAGCATTGAATATAGGTCAATTAGATAGGAATATGTATCAATTGTAAGTTAAAACAATAATGGGGGGGGGAAACACAAAGCAACTCCTTTATCTGATCACTGAGAAACATTTGATCTTTgccaaaaaaaatgtattgtagcTTTAACCCATAGTGTAATGATGTAGTCTAATTTAAATGAGCTGAAAATAATGGAGGATGTTAAAACCGGTCTGATGATATTTAAATCTCAGATTACCCCAGGTAGTGATTACTTCCTATACAGAGACAAAGAAAAACCAACTTATTTCCATGCCAGCTACTCTGCACTCATCCAGTGAGATACAGACGAGAGTGTGTTACCCTTGACGATGGATCTAATCAGGGCCGGTTACGTCGTTCCTGTCATTACTCTAGTGTTATTACAGGCAACCTTTAGTCAGAGGTGGTCACTGTGTCAAGGCTGCTGAGGTTTGGGGTGGAGGGGACCTTTTCATCATCGTCTGCTTTCAAGAGCGGGGCTGTGTCCTCTGCCTCCTTCCGCCGGGCAAAACGTCAGTTGCGTTTGAGGGCAGCTTGCACCGTGATGCTGAACACGTGAATGCGCAGGTGAGAGGCGATCTGGATGCACACGCCTGTGCAGTAGCGTGTCAAGTCAATCAACGACAGGACCTGTGGAGGAAATACAAGGACCGGCATGATAAATGGACTTGATGCACATAGGGCAGGTGTTCCCGGGCAGTTTGTGGTTGGGGGAAACTTCTGGTCCCATCTATGTGGAAATATCAACTGAAGTGGGTTGAAAATGACACCAGACCTGTACGAAAACAGTTTGATGACAGAACTACGGAATAGTGACGACTTGAGAACTCACCATTGCGATCCAGAGGACTATGTGCTCGTCGATGAAGCTGTTGAAGTACTGGTTGAGGAAGAGGAGGCCAGGCCCGATGAAAGCCGTGTCTGGGAGATAAAGCTCACTCTTGGTCATGTGGGCCACCTGACAAGGACAGAGGAACACAAAGAGATATTAGAGGAGGAGCAGAGCTAATGAATGAGCTAAGGTAAATACTGGTACGGCTTTCACTGTTACATATGGAGGTCCCATTTATGGGAGGAAAAGTACTCATTGCTTGCTTGTTTAGACACTCCAGAAAGAcagaaaaaataaaatatgaatTTCCCATCAGACAGTAGACTAGATATATTAATAGATTGCTGTCATCTATCAAAGTAAGAAAGTGAAGACTATTATATTAAATGGAGCGCTCACAACTAGCTTGTTGGCGATCTTGGCGACAACCATGCCGAAAGTCAGGATGTAGAGGCAGGGGTGCAGCTCAAAAAGCTGGTTGGATGACTTCTTAAAGATGATGAAGGCCAGTGTGAGGATGAGGCCGATGTGCATACCTGGTGCCAGCACACTGGTGTCCTAAGGAACACATGGCAAAACAGTGAATAACTGAATTGTTAACCTAGAATATAAGCCAAAAAAAGTGTTTATTGTCCtaaaatgtacagtgccttcacatGAAATCCAgttttatttatacagcacatttcagacatggaatgcaacgcatttacagaaaaaaaaaaatcaaatgctgaaatatttactacatAACAAACAGCTAAAAAGCACCATAATGAAAAACAAagctaaaaatatatatgttttaagaCCTCTTAAACATGTCCACAGTTTCAGcctccctcaggttctctggcaggctattccagaggctgggggcataatacCTAAAgtctgcctctccatgcctcttggtcctaggcgtTAGGATAGTTGAAAGGCCAGtaccagaggacctgagggacctactgggtacataacttaaaagcaCTCAGAAGAAATTGACACcgcttgaatttttccacatttagtcGCTACGAAATTtcatcagccggtgattgtcatgcAAATAACTGCAGGCCTCACGGaaattgactgttaattaacaaacacatttagcatctcctggcttccaaacaagccactgatgcagacctttggaacatctacatttgaaatattctaataaatccatgtaatatagcctacacattcacaataaatccattatttattttagacaggtctaaagaaacatgatatgaagaaaatgtagtccatTTCAGAAGAACATAATACACTGgacttgcttaccaagaagaccgtgaatgttcccgagtggccgagttacagttttgacttatatCTACATGAAAATCCATAGCAACACCTGAAAATGGTCGTCTAGCAATGAAAAACAACCAATTTggtagagcttgaagaatttagaaaataatacaaatggaatgttgcacaatccaggtttgGAAAGCTATTTtaaaaaggtgcttctacaaagtacttGACTCAGGAgcgtgaatacttatgtaaatgagatatttctgcatttcattttcaatacattagcaaaaaaaaaactaaaaacattttaaaaacacaaaatgtggaataggtcaaggggtatgaatactttctgaaggcactgtagcaacGTTTTACTACCAGGTCGGATGTTAAGGCTTAAGCGTAATAGAAAAACACTAATCAACCCAAATATTTAGCTAAAACACGTCATTACATAATAATACTTACAGCCACAGTGGAGCCGTTCTTGCCGACGCCCCCGTTGAGGATGACGTGGAAGTAGTTATAGCAGGAGTACACGGCTCCCCCAATGATGCCCATGATGGGGAAGGCGTACAGCTTCACCCCAAGGACGGGCAACTACAAGAGGGTAAAACAACCAAGAGTTTCAATTAATAGAACTTAACTTCTGTCACAGCAGCTAGCGTTGTTTACACCAGTAAGCTGTGGGTGGGCGGGGCATGCTGCTGAGGCCAAGATGGGAGGAGAAGCCAGTAATATTGCGTGGTGACATCAGCTGTTTGCTAGCCAGATCATGTGATCATGTCTACGCCACGATGGATTAGCTACCCATAATTACCTTCTTACTTCTGATTGTGACGTTTAGTCGTTAAGCCTCCACAGGCTGCACAGAGTGAAAGTGAAACAAAAGGGACTATTTAATAACTAGTAGATTGTTGTGGGGTTGGTTGAGTGGTTATACAGTGCATGTTAAGGATTGGTTATGTTGCCTTAAAGTGCCAAAAGTTGGGGTAAAATTTGTGTCGTCATATCGTGCCAAATGTTGGTGTAAAATGTCCAAGTCTCCAAATCCTATGGCTTAGTTGACAGAAAAGGAAAGAAAGAGTGTATGAGTGGGTATGGGAGTGTGTGTTAAGTTTGTGTACATGGATAGATAAATGTATTGAAGCCATACCCTGTAGTCCCAAAGGGCCACGCCACCAAAAGCTGACATCACATACATGACAACGATGGCAATCTGGACCTCTGTCACATCAACCCTGGGTGGAGAGAATTTATAGAACTCATAGATAAGAACAAGACTGTATATTTTATGAAGCACAATGGACTAGACTGAAGTACTATGTCAAAAACAAAAAAGTTGTTATCTGTCCAGCAACATGTAAACAAATAATATAATTGGGCATCATTTCTACTTACAGGCCAAAGCGCAGCGTTCCGGAAACATAGGTTTGCCAGTGTGCACAGAAGAACATGAACATCCCCACAAAGCCACAGAAGAACATCCAATCAGGGTAGCTTCCTATCCCACAGGACATACATGTTCCCACAGAAACaaacactggagagagagaagagggagagaactaAATGAGCAACAGTGTGTCATACAGtggcttgagaaagtattcacccccttggcatttttcctattttgttgccttacaacctggaattaaaatagatttgtgggttttgtatcatttgattgatACAACATGCCTACTTTGAAGATGTAGAGCccccttttgcagcaattacagctgcaagtctcttgcgGTATGGCACATCTAGTCACTGGGATGTTTGCCCAatattcaaggcaaaactgctccagcaacttcaagttgaatgggttctacaggtgtacagcaatctttaagtcataccacagaatctcaattgggttgaggtctgggctttgactaggcaaCTCCAAGACAttaaaatgtttccccttaaacccctcaagtgttgctttagcaataTGCTTTGGGTCATGGTTcaccttccaggaggacaaccgtcccagtctcaaatctctggaagactgaaacaggtttcctttaagaatttccctgtatttagcaccatccttcaatcctgaccagtttcccagtccatgccgatgaaaaacatctccacagcatgatgctgccaccaccatacttcactgtggggatggtgtcctcggggtgatgagatgttgggtttgtgccaaacagcgttttccttgatggccaaaaagctcaatttctGAACAGAGTACCTTCTTTCATACATTTGAGGactctcccacatgccttttggtgaacatgaaacgtgtttgcttatttgtttctttaagcaatggctttttttctggccactcttctgtaaagctcATCTCTGTGGAGTCTACGGCTTAGTGGTCCTTTGGACAgacactccaatctccgctgtggagctttgcagctccttcagggttatctttggtctctttgttgcctctctgattaataccctccttgcatggtctgagttttggtgggcagccctctcttggcaggtttgttgtggtgccatattctttcaaataaaaattaaataatggatttaatggtgctctgtgggatgttcaaagtttcagatattaaAAAAATAACTCaatcctgatctgtacttctccacaactttgtccctgacctgtttggagagctccttggtcttcatggtgccccttgcttagtggtgttgcagactctggggtctttcagaacaggtgtatacagttgaagtcagaagtttacatacacctttgctgaatacatttcaacatttcctgacatttaatcctagtaaaaattccctgttttaggtcagttaagaaccctactttattttaagaaagtgaaatatcagaataatagtagagagaatgatttatttcagcttttatttctgtcatcacattcccagtgggtcagaagtttacatacaatcaattagtatttggtagcattgcctttaaattgtttaacttgggtcaaatgtttcgggtaggtgaccaaatactttatttccaccataatttgcaaataaaattaatttaaaatcctacaatgtgattttctggattttttttctcattttgtctgtcatagttgaagtgtacaggcctctcatctttttaagtgggagaacttgcacaattggtggctgacgaaatacttttttgccccactgtatatgcactcaccacttttcagttttttattttttacatttcacttcatcaatttggaatattttgtgtATATCCATTACCtgaaatacaaataaattaccatttaaattacaggttgtatgcaacaaaataggaaaaacaccaagggggatgaatacctttgcaaggcactgtacttctgACGCATAGAACAATGTATGTTCTCATTCAATATGATAAACTGGTTGCTATGAAGCAAAACACTAAATTCAGTCCAGTCTCTAGACAAAAGTACAGGGGAGCCCCACTGCTTGAAACACACTTGGTCAGGTACTGTAAAAGCACCACAAATTAaaacaggcaacaacaaaaaGTATTTGGCCCGCACCTGTGGACACAGCATCACAGCC is from Oncorhynchus gorbuscha isolate QuinsamMale2020 ecotype Even-year linkage group LG14, OgorEven_v1.0, whole genome shotgun sequence and encodes:
- the LOC123994494 gene encoding cholinephosphotransferase 1-like, with product MPHFLWPEPLSAAQLKRLEEHKYSASGRSLFEPPCQIYWNWLVQQIPTWVAPNTLTIIGLVINIVTTVVLVFYCPTATEEAPAWAFILSALGLFIYQSLDAIDGKQARRTNSSSALGELFDHGCDAVSTVFVSVGTCMSCGIGSYPDWMFFCGFVGMFMFFCAHWQTYVSGTLRFGLVDVTEVQIAIVVMYVMSAFGGVALWDYRLPVLGVKLYAFPIMGIIGGAVYSCYNYFHVILNGGVGKNGSTVADTSVLAPGMHIGLILTLAFIIFKKSSNQLFELHPCLYILTFGMVVAKIANKLVVAHMTKSELYLPDTAFIGPGLLFLNQYFNSFIDEHIVLWIAMVLSLIDLTRYCTGVCIQIASHLRIHVFSITVQAALKRN